Below is a genomic region from Ancylomarina subtilis.
TTTTGGCATTCAGAACTTTGGTTTCATCCCAAACGGATGGCACGGCAGATAGAAATTCCATACATTCAGGCTCTTTCTTGTAGTTCGATGGGGTATCGCAAAGCATTTGTAAAGGGCTTTCGTAAACCACATACATACCCAACTGATGGCATCGGGTTCCCATGCTCATAGGAGTATCAAAAATAGGTTTGTAATCCTTTTTCTGTGCATTATGCATCGCTCCGGGCGTATAATCCATAGGACCAGCTACCATTCTCGTGAAAGGCGTCGTCAGGTTGTGTTCCGGGGTTTGACGCATGCTCCACTTGTATTGCTCACCACCATTCACTCCTTCACGAGTCAACACATTAGGGTATTTTCTTCTGATTCCGCCTGGCTTATAGGAGCCGTGAAAATCAACGAGTAGTTGACGTGCAGCACATTCACGAGCAATTTTATGGTAATAGTTCACCATCCACTGGTCATCTTTATCCATAAAGTCGACTTTAATACCCTTAATGCCCCATTTTTGAAACTGATCAAGGGCCACTTCCAATTGGTCGTCTAGGGTTTTCCAAACCACCCAGAGAATGATACCCACACCTTTTTCTTTAGCGTAAGATGTCAGTTCTTCCATGTCGATTTCAGGAACGATTTTTAATAAATCTCCCAGTTCGTACCAGCCTTCGTCCATAATGATATATTCCAAACCATAGTCTGCGGCAAAATCGATGTAATATTTATAGGTTTCGGTATTGACACCTGCACGGAAATCAACGCCGTAAATATTGTTGGCATTCCACCAATCCCAGGCAATTTTTCCCGGTTTAATCCAGCTGGTGTCATCAATCACACAAGAATCAGCCAGTAACCATGAAAGTTGATTGGTGATTAGGTCGCCGTCATTTTCAGCAATAGCTACATATCGCCATGGGAAAGTCCTGCTACCTTCTGTTTTAGCGATATAATTTTGTCTGCTTCTTACGAATACATCTCTGTCGCCAACCTGCTCAGTTTTATTTGGATAAGCCGGGAATGTTGATACCAGACTGTTACCATTTGCACCATTGAACCACATCCCAGGATAGTCTTCCAGATCGGTTTCACCAATTAATATACTTGGTGCATTTTCCGATGTCATGAGTACGGGTAGAGAACCGAGGTCTTTCGACGAAAGTTCACCCAGTGAGGTGAAATCGTAATACACTTGATTGTTTGAATGGAAGCTTCTTTCCCTGGGCCAGTAAACAAGTTTATTATCAGGGAAATTATACTTGCCAGTTTCCGATTTTACGGTTATTTCACCTGGTAACCGGGTTTCAAAACGGTAAGCAATTCCGTTATCGTAGGCTCTGAATATCAAGTCGAAACTTTGTTTGAAAGACAATTTCAATTCATTGTAATTTTCGATAATGATTTCATTCTTTTCACGCACTTCAGGCCTAAGTTCACGATTAACTGTCGAACTGTTTTTCTTTGTCACAACCGGATTTTCTCCCAGAATAATGCCTCCTTCGAGCTCCATGGCGATTTCTGTTGGGGCAATCAAGGATGTTTGATTGTGTTTGACGGTAAACGTGAGTTTGCTTCCGGTTTGAATGCTGACGCTTATCTTTTTATTGGGCGATTTTAGTTTGTAATCTTTTGCAAATGCCGAGCTTATTAAGAGGCAAAAACTTAATAAGCCAATTAGTTTCTTGTTCATAGGTTCTTCTTATTTATTTAATTCGTATTTTTTACTGGTTTTGCAAGTATGTGTCTATCTTGTTTATAATTAATGTGTTTGTGCTTTTTTATGATATTGTTGATTAATCGGTTAAATATTCATGTCCCAATATTAAAAAAACACTTGCTGTCCAGGTGTAGGATAAATCTCTAAGCCCTTCACCCGTTTTGGCATTGAAATTCTCTGCAAAGCCACTTTTTGAGCATAGGTCGCAAAACCTTTTTGCAATATCGGTTGCCAACTCATGTTCTCCGCATTTATTCAATCCATCAACAATAATCATAGTTGATGGAGCCCATATTGGTCCTTTCCAGTAACCATCATCCTGATAAAGAGGACTGTTAATGTTTTCTGTTGCTAATCCCCATTGGGTGAGATAGCCATTGTTTTTCATCTCATTAATTAAAATTGATTGTATTTCTGATGGCAGTTTGTTCCCTAGAATTATTGGCAAATACGCCATCAAACTTTGACTTTTTTCGTTGATATGACCATTGTCGATGTTTGTTGTTACAAATTTTTTACCGTTCCAAGTATTCGAAATCATTAATGACAACAAATTATCTGATCTGAGCTGCCATTGCTTAGCCTCTACATTGTAACCTAATTTTAAAGCCAAATCATGCAATACATCCATTTGGATGATCAAATAGGCTGATAGATTAGCACTCTCTCGATTTGCACGTTTAAAAGATTCGCCATTAATATCAAATTCACTTCCATTATCCCAGCCTGAATCGTTTCCATGACTATATTCAGGTATTCCATTTTTGTTAGAATCTCTGTGATCAAACCAAAAGTTTGTCCATTTTTTTAGGGAATTGTATGCATATTCTAGTTGAGGAATATTTAATTCTATTTTTTTCATTATTTTTTTTAGAGCCCAGCCATGAATGGGAGGCTTCAAGTATGATGTGATCGTTCTCGAATAGCCGTGTACATCGGGAATTTGTCCGTTTTCATCTTGAGCATCAAACAGTATAATATAATTATCCCATGCGGTTTTTGGCATTTTGTAGGAGCAAGCCATGGCATTAAAACAATGATCCCAACTCCAGATATAATGCATCCAATTTTTTGACATGAGAATCCCAGGTCGCTTGTAATTACCTCCTTTATCTATCACACATGACCACAGAATATACGAAGCAAGTTCTCGTGACTTTTTATATTTTCCTGGTAACGATGGCATTTGGTCTAGCCAATTGTTGAATAAGTCCTGTGAGCTTTTTATACAATCTTCAAATTTTTTATTCACACTCGAAGAATTCCATGTACTGTCTGTTGCCTCAACACTTATTTCATAATCATCATTCCCAGCTAGGGTTGTAAGACAGAATATTTGTTGATCTTTCAAATAATTGATTGAAGCATTTAAGCCAGTGATTATATATCTTGCAACTCCAAATTTGTTGTGGTTTTCAATATGATATACATTCTCACTTTTTTCAGTAATAGTTAATTTTCTATTAACAATAAGAGTACTATCGAGTAATAATATCATTGGCTTATACCAGCCTTTTAATCTGAATTTTTTTTTCGATTCAAAGCAGGCTTGCCCTATTACATTTTCATTATTTAACAATGACATTTCACCTGGGGTAGCAATGGCATTAGGCTCAATAGTATCTGAGTCTGATATGTATCTGATTTTGAATATTGTATTATCAATTCCAAAATCAGAATATCGTATATCAGTTAATGCAATACCATTTGTGTACTGGTTGTTACATACCGAAAAACCAGATTTAGGAAAACTAAAAGGTGAATCCTTTACCTTAAATTCAATAGGTTTA
It encodes:
- a CDS encoding glycoside hydrolase family 97 protein, with amino-acid sequence MNKKLIGLLSFCLLISSAFAKDYKLKSPNKKISVSIQTGSKLTFTVKHNQTSLIAPTEIAMELEGGIILGENPVVTKKNSSTVNRELRPEVREKNEIIIENYNELKLSFKQSFDLIFRAYDNGIAYRFETRLPGEITVKSETGKYNFPDNKLVYWPRERSFHSNNQVYYDFTSLGELSSKDLGSLPVLMTSENAPSILIGETDLEDYPGMWFNGANGNSLVSTFPAYPNKTEQVGDRDVFVRSRQNYIAKTEGSRTFPWRYVAIAENDGDLITNQLSWLLADSCVIDDTSWIKPGKIAWDWWNANNIYGVDFRAGVNTETYKYYIDFAADYGLEYIIMDEGWYELGDLLKIVPEIDMEELTSYAKEKGVGIILWVVWKTLDDQLEVALDQFQKWGIKGIKVDFMDKDDQWMVNYYHKIARECAARQLLVDFHGSYKPGGIRRKYPNVLTREGVNGGEQYKWSMRQTPEHNLTTPFTRMVAGPMDYTPGAMHNAQKKDYKPIFDTPMSMGTRCHQLGMYVVYESPLQMLCDTPSNYKKEPECMEFLSAVPSVWDETKVLNAKISDYIVVARRTGKEWYIGAMTDWDKRELTFDLSFLAEGNYKMILYRDGDNADRNAIDYKKEVKTVNATDKLTIKLAPGGGWVARLIPLN
- a CDS encoding amylo-alpha-1,6-glucosidase; the protein is MNLRIKALSIPFFAFAISIGFQTCIKKTDTENKPIEFKVKDSPFSFPKSGFSVCNNQYTNGIALTDIRYSDFGIDNTIFKIRYISDSDTIEPNAIATPGEMSLLNNENVIGQACFESKKKFRLKGWYKPMILLLDSTLIVNRKLTITEKSENVYHIENHNKFGVARYIITGLNASINYLKDQQIFCLTTLAGNDDYEISVEATDSTWNSSSVNKKFEDCIKSSQDLFNNWLDQMPSLPGKYKKSRELASYILWSCVIDKGGNYKRPGILMSKNWMHYIWSWDHCFNAMACSYKMPKTAWDNYIILFDAQDENGQIPDVHGYSRTITSYLKPPIHGWALKKIMKKIELNIPQLEYAYNSLKKWTNFWFDHRDSNKNGIPEYSHGNDSGWDNGSEFDINGESFKRANRESANLSAYLIIQMDVLHDLALKLGYNVEAKQWQLRSDNLLSLMISNTWNGKKFVTTNIDNGHINEKSQSLMAYLPIILGNKLPSEIQSILINEMKNNGYLTQWGLATENINSPLYQDDGYWKGPIWAPSTMIIVDGLNKCGEHELATDIAKRFCDLCSKSGFAENFNAKTGEGLRDLSYTWTASVFLILGHEYLTD